The genomic segment CCGGCGGCCCCGCCCGGGATCGCGTCAGGGCCGAAGGCCTGCGTGTTGGTGCCCCATATCTTTTCACGCAGTATGCCTATGGTCTGAGTTGTGCTGATGTTCGGGCTGAGGATGAGGCTGTTGTTGATGGAAAAGACCTGCGAGCCTGCATCCAGATGCTGCGTGAACCCTGGCACGCTGGAATAGGAATAGGGCGAGATAGTTGGGTCGTGCTGATAGAAGTATTTGGCGGCGACCCGGTCTTTGCTGCTGGCGTTGTAGTCGAGATCGGCGACTACGAAGTCGGCGTGGAAGAGCGCAGTGCCGGGCAAGAAGGCGTTGTCGATGTGGGCGGCAGAGGGCGGTGCGCCGTGCAGGCCGTCATTGGGGATAAGCCACTTGCCAGGCTCGCCGGGCAGGGCAGGTGAGTTGAATAGAGCGAGGGCGGTGTGGTCGATCTGCGCCGGATTGATGCTGGTGCCGAATGAGGCGTTGGTCAGGCTGGCAAGAGCCGACGCGGAGCGATCGTCAGTGAGACCGACTGGAACGTCGACAACCGAATCGCCGATCTCCTGGTCAGAGGCGTGAATGTGCTGATAAGAGACAAAGCCGAAGAGCTTGTCCTTGAAGAGCGCGCCGCCTAGGGTGCCGCCAGCTGTGTAGCGATGCAGCTGCGGGACCTTGTTGTAGTCGGGAATGTCGGCATCCTGCTTGAAGAAGAAGGGGGCTGCGTTGATCCAGTCGGTTCCGCGATTGAGGTATGCAGTTCCATGGATGGTGTTGGTGCCCGAAGCGGTGTTCAGGTCGATGTGAGCGCCGGAGGTTGAGCCTTGCTCGGCGTCATACATGGAGGCGTTGACGCGCACTTCCTGAAGGGTTTCCGGCGCAGGAGTGGGAATAGCGTTGCCGATGGAGAGGTAGACCGAAGCGACGGTCGGGATCACGCCGCCGGCACCGGTGGAGGAGGAAACGCCGGTGCTGTTGATGACGCGTGCGGAGGGCACCTGGCTGGTGCTCTTGCCGTTGAACAGGTTGGTGGTATCAACGCCGTTTAGAGAGAAGCTGTTGCTGGTGTCGCGTTGGCCGTTTGCCCAGATGGGTGCGTTGCCAAGGCCGCTGTTGGCGCCAGTGCCTCCAGATAGCTCGGCGGTCACGCCCGGGGAGAGGATGGCGACGCCGGTGAAGCTGCCGGTAGCCAGTGGCACGGCGTCGATCTGCGCGGCGTCGAGGACGTATCCGACGGTGGTATCGACTGCGTTCATTAAGGGCACCGCGTCCACTTCAATGGTGGTGGTGGTCTGGCCGATCTGCAGCGATGCGTTCACGGTGGCAGTGCGATCTGCCTGCACGAGAATGTGCTGCGTCTTCTGGACGTTGAATCCGTTGGCGCTGAAGGTCAGGGTGTAGGAGCCAATGGGGAGATTAACGAAGTTATATAGACCGGTGGTGGTGGTTGTGGCGCTTCTGGAGAAGGACGTCTGCTCGTCGACGGCGGTGACGGTGGCGCCCGCCAGCAGACCGCCCGAGGAGTCTGACACTGCGCCGGTGATTCCGCCCAGAGTTTGCTGTGCATTCAAGGAATTGGAAATCGAGAGGACGGCAGCGAGCGCGAAAAGCAGACTCGCAACGCATAGAGGGATGCGCAACATAAGAATCTTCAATGGATCGGCCTCAGAAATGGAGTGGTCCCGCAGAGGATGAGAGCTCAAGAACTGCGCTGTCTCTTCTGGCCCTTGTTTTCAGATGAAGGAGTTATTCGATGCCTTACGGGGATGTTTACAGCATAGTGAATCGGCGGCGGAAATCCATATGTTTTCCATAAGGATTTCCGCTGCGATGATGTTGCGGGATTTGGAGGGAGCTACTGGTTTGGCGGAGCGCTCGGAGTAGCCGGTGCGGGCGCTGCCGGCTTTTCTGCGGCGGTTGTATCAGGCTTTGCAGGAGATGCCGGGGCGGCCTTTTGATGGTGCTGCGAGCCCTTTTGCTGGTCTTCCTCGTGCTTTGCCTTCTCTGCCGCGGCTTCAGTGTCGGTGACGTAGCGGAACATCTGCAGACGGCCGGGATACTGTTCGGCCGTGTAAACGCGGTTGTTTTTGCTATCAACAGCTACCCCGACCAGTGCCTTGAACTGGCCGGGCAGCTCGCCGTGACCCTGGCCGATGAACGTAAGAAGCTGACCCTCGCGATTGAAGATCTGCAGGCGGTCCTGCATCTCATCTGCAACCCAAATGTGGCCATCGGAATCAACCGCGATTCCCTTGGGGCGCGCGAAGTATCCGGGACCATCGCCGGCTTTGCCGAAGGTGCTGATGAAGTTGCCATCGGCATCGAAGATCTCGACGCGGTTGTTGAGAGTATCGGTGACGTAGACGTTTCCGTCGGAATCGACGGCGACTCCCTGCGGCGCGCCGAAGTCGCCTGGGGTAGTGAGGAAGTGATTCTTACCGGCGGTACCGATGCGGCGCAGCAGTTTGTGGCTGTCGGCGTCGTAGACCACGACCTGGTCCTGCTGGGTATCGACGACGTAGAGAAGGCGGTTCGTTGTATCGATCGCCAGTCCCACGGGGTCTACCAACCCTTCGGCGATCTGTCCTTCCAGTTCATGCTTGGGGCTGAAGATCAGGATGCGGCGCGCCTTGCCGTCGGAGACAAACAGACGGTCGTCGTCGTCAATGGCGACACCGTTGATCCATCCGAAATGAGCTTCGTAGCCGTTGCGGATCATCTCGGTGTCGTGAGTTTCAGGATTGAAGATGAACACGGCGCCAACTTTTTGATCAGCGGTGTAGACCAGTCCCTTCGAGTCGACGGCAATGCCGTAGGGGCCGATGAGCTGAAACGGGAAATTCTTGGTGCTGGCCTTTTCCTGGTCGGTCTGGCCGCCGGCGAGGCGATCCATCCAGCTCGCCTTGGGTTTGGTGGTCTGTGCAGAGTAGTCGATCTTGCTGCCGGCAAAGTAATCGAGCCACTTGATGCGTGCAACGTTGGGGGGGCTGGGCCAGGCCAGCTTTTTGGGATCGAAGGGGAACTTCCGCGGCCCCTCTACGACGGCAGGCGATGCTGCATTGGCCTTCTTTTTCTTTTCTGCGCGCGCGGTGAAAGGAATGATAAGAGCGAGCGCGGCGAGCAGAAGCAGAATCGCGGAGCGGCGGGTGCGAGTTGGGTTCAAAGAAGTACGAAGCATTTGAATCTCCAGCTATTTCCCGGGGGAAGTAGTCTCCTTCATGTTCATCCGGTTCTTGTGGCAGTTGTCGCAGAAGGCCAAGTTGTTAGCCTGGTCTTTGACGAGAAGCCCAGGCTGCGCCGATGCATGCGGCTGGTGGCACGATAGACAGCTCAACGGAGTGCGAACCCTGGACTGGTTGCTCGGATCCATCACGTCGGAAACGGGATGGTATTCGACTGGATGGCCGAGCCCAAAGCGCAGCGGCAGAACCGGCACTTTGTTCTTTTGGTAGTAGTCCTCAGGCAGTTTCACTGAGCCGTTGAAGATGGTCAGCAGCTTCTCGCCCTCGACGTGTTTGGGAGCCGAATCGGGTCCGTGGCACTCGAGGCACAGGGCGTTACCTTTGGCGCGGAGCAGATGCTCGTTGTCGCCGCCGTGGGGTGTATGGCATGTGGCGCATCCCTGCTCAAAGGCGGGCTGGTGATGAACCGATTTCTTGCGCAGGTCGTCGATGTCGCTGTGGCACGTAGTGCAGATGTTTACTGCATCGGTCTTGGGCAGGCCGGGCTGCTTGCTGGCATGGGGATTGTGGCAGTCCGTACAGTCGCCCGCGGCGCCTGGGTGCTGCACCTTGGCAGTTTCGATGGCCTTGGCCTTGTCATCATGGCACGTGACGCAGAGCGCTTTGACGTCAGTCTGGGTGAGCACCACCTTGCCGTCTTTGGCGGGCGCATGACAGGTGTCGCAGCCATTGCCCTGGAAGGGCACATGCTGGAACTTCACCATCAGTTTGGGCGAATCGGACTGGTGCGGATCATGGCATTGCGTGCAGTTGGCCGTGGCGAACGGCTGGCCGTTGTGCGCCTTCACAAGAGCGGCGTCTTTGGCATCGTGGCAGTCGAGGCAGAGAGCCGGGGCGGCCTTGGTGAGATGGAAGTGGTTTTCCTGCGTGGGCTCAGCACCGGTTTTGTGGGTGGTGTGGCAGGTGTCGCAGCCTCCATCGAGAGCGAGGTGATGGCTGCCCTTTTCCGGGACATTCAACCCCTGCTTGTGGCACTGCAGGCAGAGGTTCTCCTTCTCACTGCCGGACTCCGCTTTGAGCAGCTGGTTCGGGTTATCGCTGCTGTGCGGGTCGTGGCAGGTGGTGCAGTCACGCACGGCCGGAGGATGGACCCTGCCTTTGATATCCGCCGCTTTCTTGTCTGCGTGGCAGGTTAGGCAAAGAGCGCCGGTAGTTGCCGTGATGAGCTTGACGCGGGTCACATCCTTGTTCACGCGGATCTCATGGCAACTGAGACATCCAGCGGCGATTGCTGTGTGGACGTGCTTACCCTTGGATTTCTCCTCATGGCACTCGAGGCACTTTTTCGCGTCGGTGTTCTTGTCGAGCGGGACGGGGTGAACCGCGGCGTGTGCGCGGGAGGCAAACATGACGGACAGAAAGAGGATGGAGGCAAGAAGAAGCCACCGGCGGACGTGTCTCCGGCGGGCCGGATGCGAGAACGGGGCGTATTGCGAGAGCGGCATCATACGGTTCCGAAGCCTGAAAACTGAGACGAAGGTATCAGAACGCGGCTGAAGCAAGGATGCCGGGGAAGTTCTGAACCGACGTAGCTGAGTCAGGTTCACGGAATCATTAGACAAGGTCCCCCAAAAAGTGACGGTGATTTAGAACACATCTCTAATGGGTGGTGGCCGTTGTAAGAGGCTTGGGGATTGCCGGGCGCGGCAGTCCGGGTTGCAGTCCGGATTTGGAACACGTTAATGACCGCGCCTGGGCAGCGGCGTCGCGCTTCCCCAATTACCAGCGTCCGGCTCCCCCGCTCAACTTCTTCTAATTTTTGGTCGATGGGCTCCTAAGAGGACGCTCATCCGATGAAGGTAATCGCGCTGGTTTCGATTGTGTTGATGGTGGGGTCATGTCTTGGCTGGGGGGAGATTTCGGCCCCTGCGAGCGATGTGCTGGGTGCCCATTTGAGTTTTGGGCGGGGGTGCTCGGCCTGTCATGCGCCTCACATTGGGCCGGTCGGGAATGGCGCGGCTACCACGGTTGACGCCGAGAGAGGTATGCAAGCCCTATGGGGTGAGGATGTTACCGGGCTTTATGCGAAGATGATCGGCACGGGAGACAACGGGCAGGATGTCGAGGCTCCGTCTTCGAGCCCCTCGGCCGGGACTCCGGACGTAATGGGCGTGACAGCGTGCATGAGCTGCCACGACGGTAATCTAGCTTCCCGGGCAATCATGAAGAACGAGGCCTACGAAAGGGTGCCCGTCACGTACGGTAAGTTCAACGATTTGCCTACGTTTCTGGCGGATGGGTCGCCATTCGGGGAGCTGTTCAACCACCATCCTGTGGGTCTGAGCGTGGTGATACCGTGCGGAGGCGAGGATGGGTGGGACTGCTCCTCGTCGGAGGGCGTGATCAACATGAATGGGACGCGATCGAGCCTGTTCGTTAAGAACTACGGGATGTTCGTTAAACCGGGCAAGTACAACAACCAGCCGGTGGTGGTGTGCACGACGTGTCACGATCCGCACGTGATGGACGTGGTGAATGTGGGACCCAAGACCAGGTCGGGACTCCCGAGGGGGCGCTACACGACAATGTTCTTCCTGCGGGGGCCGTACAACACGTCGAGCACGATCCATGGCAATAATCAGGCAGCTCAATTCTGCCGGCAGTGCCACGCGGCGGAGTCGAACGAGATGAATGGAGGGTCGGAGGCGACTATTACGTAGTGGCGAGCTTTCTGTATGCGGCCTGCCGGGCCGGGCTCGGAAGCGGGCGGTCCGTTCTGAATCATTCCTGATCGTTCTCATCTTCAACTTGCGTAGAATTCTGCTGCGCCAAGCCGGTGTGCATCCACCGGCTGAGACTCTTCCCTTCCGAGGCGCAAGCAGGAGACGAGCATGACGATAGAAGCATGGGGGATGCTGGCCACAGGTGTGGCTGCGCTGGCAGCGGGGCTGATCCTGGCACGGGGGCGCTGGAGAGCCGCGAGCGGAGCGAAGCGTGTGCTGCTGCTGGGTCCTATTTTCGAGGCCGTGGCGCTGGCGATGTTTGCGGCGGAGCATTTCACGGCGGCGCGGGAACTGATGGGGATCGTTCCGCTGTGGCTGCCCTTACCTTTGTTCTGGACCTGGTTTGTGGGCGTGGCGTGGGTCGCAGCGGCGGTGAGTTTGATCGCTTGGCGGCAGGTGCGTTGGTCGGCGATGGGAACCTCCCTGCTGATGCTGATCATTGTGATCACGGTGTCGCTGCCGGGTTTGTCGAGGCATCTGCACGATAGATTCTCCTGGATTCTGACGGTGCGCGAGACATCGTTCGCGGGCGGAGCGATGGTGCTGGCTGGGAGCGTGTGGGGATCAGGAGAGACTGGCCGGGTGCTGATGCGGGTTGGGCGCTGGATTGTCGCGTTGGTGATGGTGTTCTACGCGATAGAGCACTTTTTGTATCCGCGGTTTGTTCCTGGGGTTCCGCTCGAGAAGCCGTTGCCGGGGTGGGTGCCAGGGGGCTGGCTGCTTGCCTACGTGGTGGGAGCGAGCCTGCTGGCGGCCGGAATTGGGTTGATGGTTCCACGGAAGGCGCAAGTGGCGGCCGCGGGTTGCGGGACTGTTCTGCTGCTGCTGACGGCCTTTTTCTACGTTCCAATGTTCTTTACCCAGATGCAGACGCCGGCGGGGGCGGTGGAGGGACTGAACTACATCGGCGACACCATGCTGTTTGCGGCGACAGTGTTGCTGGCGGGGCGGAGTGCGGAGCGCAGAGACTGCGTCGGTGACAGAAGAGCCGCCGAACCCATTCTTACCAAGGCTAAAGCCCACGCCCTTTGATGGAGCCTCTCGGCACGATGGAAGGCGTGCCTTTCACAAGGCTTCTGTTCCCTTTGATCTTTGTGAAGTTTGACGCGGCTGCGC from the Occallatibacter riparius genome contains:
- a CDS encoding SMP-30/gluconolactonase/LRE family protein yields the protein MLRTSLNPTRTRRSAILLLLAALALIIPFTARAEKKKKANAASPAVVEGPRKFPFDPKKLAWPSPPNVARIKWLDYFAGSKIDYSAQTTKPKASWMDRLAGGQTDQEKASTKNFPFQLIGPYGIAVDSKGLVYTADQKVGAVFIFNPETHDTEMIRNGYEAHFGWINGVAIDDDDRLFVSDGKARRILIFSPKHELEGQIAEGLVDPVGLAIDTTNRLLYVVDTQQDQVVVYDADSHKLLRRIGTAGKNHFLTTPGDFGAPQGVAVDSDGNVYVTDTLNNRVEIFDADGNFISTFGKAGDGPGYFARPKGIAVDSDGHIWVADEMQDRLQIFNREGQLLTFIGQGHGELPGQFKALVGVAVDSKNNRVYTAEQYPGRLQMFRYVTDTEAAAEKAKHEEDQQKGSQHHQKAAPASPAKPDTTAAEKPAAPAPATPSAPPNQ
- a CDS encoding cytochrome c3 family protein; the protein is MFASRAHAAVHPVPLDKNTDAKKCLECHEEKSKGKHVHTAIAAGCLSCHEIRVNKDVTRVKLITATTGALCLTCHADKKAADIKGRVHPPAVRDCTTCHDPHSSDNPNQLLKAESGSEKENLCLQCHKQGLNVPEKGSHHLALDGGCDTCHTTHKTGAEPTQENHFHLTKAAPALCLDCHDAKDAALVKAHNGQPFATANCTQCHDPHQSDSPKLMVKFQHVPFQGNGCDTCHAPAKDGKVVLTQTDVKALCVTCHDDKAKAIETAKVQHPGAAGDCTDCHNPHASKQPGLPKTDAVNICTTCHSDIDDLRKKSVHHQPAFEQGCATCHTPHGGDNEHLLRAKGNALCLECHGPDSAPKHVEGEKLLTIFNGSVKLPEDYYQKNKVPVLPLRFGLGHPVEYHPVSDVMDPSNQSRVRTPLSCLSCHQPHASAQPGLLVKDQANNLAFCDNCHKNRMNMKETTSPGK